A window of Theropithecus gelada isolate Dixy chromosome 14, Tgel_1.0, whole genome shotgun sequence contains these coding sequences:
- the CAVIN3 gene encoding caveolae-associated protein 3 isoform X1, giving the protein MRESALEPGPVPEAPAGGPVHAVTVVTLLEKLASMLETLRERQGGLARRQGGLAGSVRRIQSGLGALSRSHDTTSNTLAQLLAKAERVSSHANAAQERAVRRAAQVQRLEANHGLLVARGKLHVLLFKEEGEVPASAFQKAPEPLGPEDQSELGPEQLEAEVGESSDEEPVESRAQRLRRTGLQKVQSLRRALSGRKGPAAPPPTPVKPPRLGPGRIAEAQLEAQPELEPMLVLEPEPPQDTEEDPRRPGAAKEVPLQIESAA; this is encoded by the exons ATGAGGGAGAGTGCGTTGGAGCCGGGGCCTGTGCCCGAGGCGCCGGCTGGGGGTCCCGTGCACGCCGTGACGGTGGTGACCCTGCTGGAGAAGCTGGCCTCCATGCTGGAGACGCTGCGGGAGCGGCAGGGAGGCCTGGCTCGAAGGCAGGGAGGCCTGGCAGGGTCCGTGCGCCGCATCCAGAGCGGCCTGGGCGCTTTGAGTCGCAGCCACGACACCACCAGCAACACCTTGGCGCAGCTGCTGGCCAAGGCGGAGCGCGTAAGCTCGCACGCCAACGCCGCCCAAGAGCGCGCGGTGCGCCGCGCAGCCCAGGTGCAGCGGCTGGAGGCCAACCATGGGCTGCTGGTGGCGCGCGGGAAGCTCCACGTTCTGCTCTTCAAG GAGGAGGGTGAAGTCCCAGCCAGCGCTTTCCAGAAGGCACCAGAGCCCTTGGGCCCGGAGGACCAGTCCGAGCTGGGCCCAGAGCAGCTGGAGGCCGAAGTTGGAGAGAGCTCGGACGAGGAGCCGGTGGAGTCCAGGGCCCAGCGGCTGCGGCGCACCGGATTGCAGAAGGTACAGAGCCTCCGAAGGGCCCTTTCGGGCCGGAAAGGCCCTGCAGCGCCACCGCCCACCCCGGTCAAGCCGCCTCGCCTTGGGCCTGGCCGGATCGCTGAAGCCCAGCTGGAAGCTCAGCCTGAGCTGGAGCCCATGCTGGTGCTGGAGCCAGAGCCTCCGCAGGACACCGAGGAAGATCCCAGGAGACCTGGGGCTGCCAAAGAAGTTCCGCTCCAAATAGAGAGTGCAGCCTGA
- the CAVIN3 gene encoding caveolae-associated protein 3 isoform X3, whose protein sequence is MRESALEPGPVPEAPAGGPVHAVTVVTLLEKLASMLETLRERQGGLARRQGGLAGSVRRIQSGLGALSRSHDTTSNTLAQLLAKAERVSSHANAAQERAVRRAAQVQRLEANHGLLVARGKLHVLLFKGEVPASAFQKAPEPLGPEDQSELGPEQLEAEVGESSDEEPVESRAQRLRRTGLQKVQSLRRALSGRKGPAAPPPTPVKPPRLGPGRIAEAQLEAQPELEPMLVLEPEPPQDTEEDPRRPGAAKEVPLQIESAA, encoded by the exons ATGAGGGAGAGTGCGTTGGAGCCGGGGCCTGTGCCCGAGGCGCCGGCTGGGGGTCCCGTGCACGCCGTGACGGTGGTGACCCTGCTGGAGAAGCTGGCCTCCATGCTGGAGACGCTGCGGGAGCGGCAGGGAGGCCTGGCTCGAAGGCAGGGAGGCCTGGCAGGGTCCGTGCGCCGCATCCAGAGCGGCCTGGGCGCTTTGAGTCGCAGCCACGACACCACCAGCAACACCTTGGCGCAGCTGCTGGCCAAGGCGGAGCGCGTAAGCTCGCACGCCAACGCCGCCCAAGAGCGCGCGGTGCGCCGCGCAGCCCAGGTGCAGCGGCTGGAGGCCAACCATGGGCTGCTGGTGGCGCGCGGGAAGCTCCACGTTCTGCTCTTCAAG GGTGAAGTCCCAGCCAGCGCTTTCCAGAAGGCACCAGAGCCCTTGGGCCCGGAGGACCAGTCCGAGCTGGGCCCAGAGCAGCTGGAGGCCGAAGTTGGAGAGAGCTCGGACGAGGAGCCGGTGGAGTCCAGGGCCCAGCGGCTGCGGCGCACCGGATTGCAGAAGGTACAGAGCCTCCGAAGGGCCCTTTCGGGCCGGAAAGGCCCTGCAGCGCCACCGCCCACCCCGGTCAAGCCGCCTCGCCTTGGGCCTGGCCGGATCGCTGAAGCCCAGCTGGAAGCTCAGCCTGAGCTGGAGCCCATGCTGGTGCTGGAGCCAGAGCCTCCGCAGGACACCGAGGAAGATCCCAGGAGACCTGGGGCTGCCAAAGAAGTTCCGCTCCAAATAGAGAGTGCAGCCTGA
- the CAVIN3 gene encoding caveolae-associated protein 3 isoform X2, translating into MRESALEPGPVPEAPAGGPVHAVTVVTLLEKLASMLETLRERQGGLARRQGGLAGSVRRIQSGLGALSRSHDTTSNTLAQLLAKAERVSSHANAAQERAVRRAAQVQRLEANHGLLVARGKLHVLLFKEGEVPASAFQKAPEPLGPEDQSELGPEQLEAEVGESSDEEPVESRAQRLRRTGLQKVQSLRRALSGRKGPAAPPPTPVKPPRLGPGRIAEAQLEAQPELEPMLVLEPEPPQDTEEDPRRPGAAKEVPLQIESAA; encoded by the exons ATGAGGGAGAGTGCGTTGGAGCCGGGGCCTGTGCCCGAGGCGCCGGCTGGGGGTCCCGTGCACGCCGTGACGGTGGTGACCCTGCTGGAGAAGCTGGCCTCCATGCTGGAGACGCTGCGGGAGCGGCAGGGAGGCCTGGCTCGAAGGCAGGGAGGCCTGGCAGGGTCCGTGCGCCGCATCCAGAGCGGCCTGGGCGCTTTGAGTCGCAGCCACGACACCACCAGCAACACCTTGGCGCAGCTGCTGGCCAAGGCGGAGCGCGTAAGCTCGCACGCCAACGCCGCCCAAGAGCGCGCGGTGCGCCGCGCAGCCCAGGTGCAGCGGCTGGAGGCCAACCATGGGCTGCTGGTGGCGCGCGGGAAGCTCCACGTTCTGCTCTTCAAG GAGGGTGAAGTCCCAGCCAGCGCTTTCCAGAAGGCACCAGAGCCCTTGGGCCCGGAGGACCAGTCCGAGCTGGGCCCAGAGCAGCTGGAGGCCGAAGTTGGAGAGAGCTCGGACGAGGAGCCGGTGGAGTCCAGGGCCCAGCGGCTGCGGCGCACCGGATTGCAGAAGGTACAGAGCCTCCGAAGGGCCCTTTCGGGCCGGAAAGGCCCTGCAGCGCCACCGCCCACCCCGGTCAAGCCGCCTCGCCTTGGGCCTGGCCGGATCGCTGAAGCCCAGCTGGAAGCTCAGCCTGAGCTGGAGCCCATGCTGGTGCTGGAGCCAGAGCCTCCGCAGGACACCGAGGAAGATCCCAGGAGACCTGGGGCTGCCAAAGAAGTTCCGCTCCAAATAGAGAGTGCAGCCTGA